One genomic window of Leopardus geoffroyi isolate Oge1 chromosome C3, O.geoffroyi_Oge1_pat1.0, whole genome shotgun sequence includes the following:
- the SDR16C5 gene encoding epidermal retinol dehydrogenase 2, with protein sequence MASNLKFAKELITFLGKSVIALLETLIFTFIPRPRKNVAGEIVLITGAGRGLGRLLALRFAHLGSVLVLWDINKEGNEETCRMAREAGATRVYAYTCDCSQKEEIYRVAEQVKKEVGDVSILINNAGVVTGGDFLNCPDDLMEKSLDVNFKAHLWTYKCFLPAMIANDHGHLVCISSSAGLVGANKLADYCASKFAAYGFAESVFIETIVQKLKGIKTTIVCPFFINTGMFEGCSTVRPFLLPILEPEYVVEKIVDAILKEKVYLYVPRFLYFAMVLKSILPVKIALLLSDFMGIFNIMDGFVCKNKKH encoded by the exons ATGGCTTCCAACCTGAAGTTCGCCAAGGAATTGATCACCTTCTTAGGAAAATCAGTGATTGCTCTTCTGGAGACCCTGATTTTCACCTTCATCCCCAGACCACGGAAGAACGTTGCTGGTGAAATCGTGCTCATCACCGGTGCTGGGAGAGGACTGGGAAGGCTCTTGGCCCTCAGATTTGCCCACCTCGGATCGGTGCTGGTTCTCTGGGATATCAACAAGGAGGGGAACGAGGAAACATGCAGGATGGCTCGGGAAGCCGGAGCCACAAGAGTCTATGCCTACACTTGCGACTGCagccaaaaggaagaaatatacaGAGTGGCCGAGCAG GTTAAAAAAGAAGTTGGCGATGTCTCCATCCTGATCAACAATGCCGGAGTTGTGACAGGCGGCGATTTCCTCAACTGCCCAGATGACCTGATGGAAAAGTCTTTAGATGTGAATTTCAAAGCACATTTATGG ACGTATAAATGCTTTCTACCTGCTATGATAGCTAATGATCATGGCCATTTGGTTTGCATTTCAAGTTCAGCTGGATTAGTTGGAGCAAATAAACTGGCAG atTACTGTGCAAGTAAATTTGCAGCCTATGGATTTGCTGAATCTGTATTTATAGAAACAATAGTCCAGAAACTAAAGGGGATCAAGACCACTATCGTGTGCCCATTTTTTATAAACACTGGAATGTTTGAAGGTTGTTCTACTGT CCGTCCTTTTCTGTTACCGATTCTGGAACCAGAATACGTGGTTGAAAAGATAGTCGATGCTATCCTGAAAGAGAAAGTGTACTTATATGTGCCAAGGTTTTTATACTTCGCAATGGTTCTTAAAAG TATCTTGCCTGTCAAGATAGCGTTGCTTCTGTCTGACTTTATGGGCATCTTTAACATAATGGATGGCTTCGTTTGCAAGAACAAGAAACACTAA
- the LOC123586648 gene encoding formin-like protein 3: MAYILLSVTHTLVRVSLRDALRKTHWERRQPFLLGLASLNLGDKAALPPAHLPAPFPHLTTLSATPPPPPPPPPPPPRCHRVPPRGCGRWRGAEPRPRGGLARPWPRIRTRVTHPGHAALAVRGEAVPATRTASLARGGRGSGVYSRSWPEAKGRSAAPAQWVEPPGHVGPRSFFPAFLFPLAARCTGPDIYLVAVAGRARRDFEESSLGVEKFRYPGCLLDYEVRISGLERAQTYTPCAWRVDNRGQPG; the protein is encoded by the exons ATGGCTTACATCCTGTTATCAGTTACTCACACGTTAGTGAGAGTGAGTTTACGAGATGCTTTACGAAAGACCCACTGGGAAAGAAGG CAGCCCTTCCTTCTGGGTCTCGCGAGTCTGAATCTCGGGGACAAAGCGGCGCTCCCTCCGGCTCACCTGCCcgcgcccttcccccacctgACCACCctctccgccacccccccccccccccccccccccccccccccgccgccacggTGTCACAGGGTTCCCCCCCGCGGGTGCGGGCGCTGGCGCGGCGCGGAGCCCCGTCCCCGTGGAGGTCTTGCCCGGCCCTGGCCCCGGATCAGGACTCGGGTAACTCACCCGGGACACGCTGCCCTCGCTGTCCGCGGAGAAGCAGTCCCTGCTACGCGCACCGCCTCACTGGCTCGGGGCGGGCGAGGCTCAGGGGTTTATTCCCGCAGCTGGCCCGAGGCTAAGGGTAGGTCAGCCGCGCCCGCGCAGTGGGTGGAGCCGCCAGGCCACGTAGGCCCGCgctccttctttcctgcctttcttttccccctgGCGGCCAGATGTACAGGCCCGGACATTTATTTGGTCGCCGTGGCCGGACGCGCGCGCCGGGATTTCGAAGAGTCATCCCTGGGTGTCGAAAAATTCCGATATCCAGGCTGCCTCCTGGATTATGAAGTCAGAATTTCTGGGTTGGAAAGGGCCCAG ACATATACGCCTTGTGCCTGGCGTGTGGACAATAGGGGCCAGCCTGGATGA